The Daucus carota subsp. sativus chromosome 9, DH1 v3.0, whole genome shotgun sequence genome window below encodes:
- the LOC135149434 gene encoding uncharacterized protein LOC135149434 gives MTKVDTLATCMPNSVNMNDVHLPCGRVGCMQYAMNMMSACFTMLNASFSASSTMNVNMPVSHVAPVAKTTSPSKKKETPNSKSKVKRELVRGLPQKVFCQEGLCDACEKGKSKKASHISKCMTGIGSPLQLIHMDLFGPVNIPSILRKRYALVIVDDYSKYIWVLFLHTKDEAAQVIIDHIKKIEKEANLPARAIRSDNGTIL, from the exons atgaCTAAAGTAGATACCCTTGCTACTTGCATGCCTAACTCTGTTAACATGAATGATGTTCATTTGCCGTGTGgaagagtaggttgcatgcaatatgctatgaatatgatgtctgcatgttttaccatgttaaatgcatctttttctgcatcatCTACTATGAATGTGAATATGCCTGTATCTcatgttgcccctgtggcaaagactactagtccttctaagaagaaggagactcctaactccaagtctaaag tcaaaagggaactggTGAGAGGACTGCCGCAGAAAGTATtttgtcaagaaggactctgcgatgcatgtgaaaaaggaaagtcaaagaaagcatcacacataAGCAAATGCATGACTggcattggttcaccccttcaactgattcatatggatctgtttggacctgTCAACATTCCTTCAATAttaaggaaaagatatgctcttgtgatcgtcgatgactactcaaaatacatatgggtattattcttacatacaaaggatgaagcagcacaagtcatcattgatcatatcaaaaaGATTGAGAAGGAAGCAAACTTGCCAGCAAGGGCAATTAGGTCAGACAATGGGACGATTTTGTAA